A genomic segment from Nitrospira sp. encodes:
- a CDS encoding Two-component transcriptional response regulator DegU, LuxR family, which yields MPRPRVLIGDSSRAMLAFLEILLEPQFEVVASVTDGEALVLAAQRLTPDLVVLDFSLSFLDGLSVGRQLQDLVPSSKVVFFSSQEDPAYAAAAFEIGAKGYLVKHLTVDLGHYLGRVLRGERVCCPDHIQGKAGTAIEQ from the coding sequence ATGCCCCGTCCGCGTGTGCTGATCGGTGATTCGTCTCGGGCCATGCTGGCCTTCCTGGAAATCCTCTTGGAGCCTCAGTTCGAAGTCGTCGCCTCCGTGACCGACGGTGAGGCACTGGTGCTGGCTGCACAACGGCTGACCCCGGACTTGGTCGTCTTGGATTTTTCCCTGTCGTTTCTCGACGGGCTTTCGGTCGGCCGGCAACTTCAAGACCTGGTGCCGAGCAGCAAAGTCGTGTTTTTTTCGTCCCAGGAAGATCCGGCCTATGCCGCCGCAGCGTTCGAGATCGGAGCCAAGGGCTACCTCGTCAAACACCTCACCGTGGATCTCGGGCACTATCTCGGGCGAGTGCTGCGAGGTGAACGGGTCTGTTGTCCCGACCATATTCAAGGAAAAGCAGGGACTGCCATCGAACAGTAA
- a CDS encoding Two-component transcriptional response regulator, NarL/FixJ family, with product MTPPRVLLADDHTLVLEGFRRLLDDECELVGTVGDGRALLEAVPQLKPDIVILDISMPVLNGIDAARVLKVKYPQVKVVFITMHADPAYVRAAFEAGASAYLLKRCVGEELGQAMRAVRSGNFYVTPLVTKEVVEGMLRGFDGGVPAGPELTTRQREVLQLLAEGHTVKDIAGTLKISPRTVEFHKGQIMEQLNLHTTVELVKYALAQGLTGQS from the coding sequence ATGACACCACCGCGTGTGCTGCTGGCGGATGATCACACCCTGGTCTTGGAAGGGTTTCGGCGGCTGCTCGACGACGAATGTGAATTGGTGGGGACCGTCGGAGACGGGCGCGCTCTGCTGGAAGCCGTTCCACAGTTGAAGCCGGACATCGTGATTCTGGATATTTCGATGCCGGTGCTGAACGGGATCGATGCGGCCCGTGTGTTGAAGGTCAAGTACCCTCAGGTCAAGGTGGTGTTTATCACGATGCATGCCGACCCGGCCTATGTACGGGCGGCCTTTGAGGCCGGTGCCTCCGCTTATTTGCTCAAACGTTGCGTGGGGGAAGAGTTGGGGCAGGCGATGCGCGCCGTACGAAGCGGCAACTTTTATGTCACGCCGCTTGTCACCAAAGAAGTCGTCGAAGGCATGTTGCGCGGGTTCGACGGCGGGGTGCCGGCAGGGCCGGAACTCACGACCAGACAGCGCGAGGTGTTGCAGCTCCTGGCGGAAGGGCATACGGTGAAGGATATCGCCGGCACGCTCAAGATTTCGCCGCGCACCGTCGAGTTTCACAAGGGGCAGATCATGGAACAACTCAACCTGCACACGACTGTTGAATTGGTAAAATATGCCCTGGCGCAAGGCTTGACGGGCCAATCGTAA
- a CDS encoding Two-component system sensor histidine kinase, giving the protein MTPLDERQGESGERMEALTEAAARRRQTLMVGAAGLLACLFFALDLLLPLGVANAVLYSAVVLLSAASRFRWLPVATAVVCSLLTFIAAPFSPRLPGLPLWFEWGNHLFSLFGIWAPVAFVYQRRRSEWLLKEVNEQLEQRVEERTADLVASRQALERSEEQLHTLTGRILTAQEEERRRIARELHDDVNQRLALLMLDLQRIERQVNSLSAEAQDGVRDVLKGLEDLSDDVRYMAYRFHPSILDDLGLKAALQRLLDDFSSRTGVKTLFVHQPLDHALDKTVATALYRVAQESLSNIARHAKASRVEVEVTVEEEEVVVMVRDDGMGFDRTAIERAESGLGLLNMRERLLTVQGTCEVESAPGKGTTVSMHVPLLRVAT; this is encoded by the coding sequence ATGACGCCCCTCGATGAGCGACAGGGAGAGAGCGGGGAGCGGATGGAGGCGCTGACCGAGGCTGCTGCACGACGCCGGCAGACTCTGATGGTCGGGGCGGCGGGCCTGTTGGCCTGTCTTTTTTTCGCTCTCGATCTCCTGTTGCCGCTCGGAGTCGCGAATGCAGTCTTGTACAGTGCCGTGGTGTTGCTGTCCGCCGCCAGTCGGTTTCGATGGTTGCCCGTCGCAACGGCGGTCGTCTGTTCTCTTCTGACCTTCATCGCCGCCCCCTTCAGTCCCCGGTTGCCGGGCCTTCCTTTGTGGTTTGAGTGGGGGAATCATCTGTTCAGCCTGTTCGGGATTTGGGCGCCGGTGGCGTTTGTGTATCAGCGCCGTCGCAGCGAATGGCTGTTGAAGGAAGTCAACGAACAGCTCGAACAGCGGGTAGAGGAACGGACGGCGGACCTCGTCGCCAGCCGTCAAGCGCTGGAACGGAGCGAAGAACAGCTGCATACGCTCACGGGTCGGATTCTGACGGCGCAGGAAGAGGAACGCCGGCGGATCGCCCGAGAACTGCATGACGATGTGAACCAGCGGCTCGCGTTGCTTATGTTGGATCTGCAGAGGATCGAGCGACAGGTGAATTCGTTGTCGGCTGAGGCTCAGGACGGAGTCCGCGATGTGTTGAAGGGGCTTGAGGATCTTTCCGACGACGTACGTTATATGGCCTATCGATTCCACCCCTCCATCCTTGATGATTTAGGGTTGAAGGCGGCGTTGCAACGATTGTTGGATGATTTTTCGAGCCGGACCGGTGTGAAAACGCTGTTCGTCCATCAGCCGCTCGACCATGCCCTCGACAAGACCGTCGCGACGGCTCTCTATCGAGTCGCGCAGGAGAGCCTCTCGAATATCGCGCGGCACGCGAAGGCCTCCAGGGTGGAGGTCGAGGTGACGGTGGAGGAAGAGGAGGTCGTCGTGATGGTGCGTGACGATGGCATGGGGTTCGATCGGACGGCGATCGAGCGGGCCGAAAGCGGCTTGGGGTTGTTGAACATGCGGGAACGTCTGCTGACCGTGCAGGGAACCTGTGAGGTCGAATCCGCTCCGGGAAAGGGGACGACGGTGTCGATGCATGTGCCCCTGCTGAGGGTGGCGACATGA
- a CDS encoding Transcriptional regulator, Xre-family with cupin domain — translation MNKKGRKSSVRRAEKQASRKELHVGDIVRRLRKARQLSVRMLADKCGFSPSFISQVELRQASPSIASTERIASSLGVTLGEFFRAVDPSLPAVIRADARPVVQSEWSRAKIEALGPISADSHLEPMVITLQPRGASGSRPYVRQAEQLAVVLQGTVELTLEENVHDLKRGDAASIPSGSHHCWRNTSRKLAQILIVTARQAR, via the coding sequence ATGAATAAGAAAGGCCGGAAAAGCTCCGTACGCCGGGCCGAGAAGCAGGCGAGCAGGAAAGAATTACATGTCGGGGATATCGTTCGCCGTCTCCGTAAGGCCCGCCAGCTTTCCGTCCGCATGTTGGCCGACAAGTGCGGATTCTCTCCCAGCTTCATCTCGCAGGTCGAACTTCGTCAGGCTTCCCCCTCCATCGCATCCACCGAACGGATCGCTTCTTCGCTCGGCGTCACCCTCGGGGAATTCTTTCGAGCGGTCGATCCATCGCTCCCGGCTGTGATCCGCGCCGATGCCAGGCCAGTGGTGCAGAGCGAATGGTCCCGCGCCAAGATCGAAGCGCTCGGACCGATCAGCGCAGACAGTCATCTGGAACCGATGGTCATCACCTTGCAACCCCGCGGTGCCAGCGGATCACGCCCCTATGTGCGCCAGGCGGAACAATTGGCCGTGGTCCTGCAAGGAACCGTGGAATTGACCCTTGAGGAAAACGTCCACGACCTAAAGCGGGGCGACGCCGCCAGCATTCCGTCCGGGAGCCACCACTGTTGGCGGAATACCAGCCGAAAGCTCGCTCAAATCCTTATCGTCACTGCTCGCCAAGCCAGGTAA